GCCCATGCACTCACTGCTGTCTGTTGTGGTTTCCCTATTTGCTGTCTAGGAAGGTTGCACACAGCGAATAGAGGCTGGGGGGCGAGGATTCCAGGGGGTTATCTGTGCAGGAGCCCGTGCAAGGCTGTGTGCAAACTCCGCACCATTTCTGCAGACACAGGAGCTGTGCAGCCCTTGGGCCTCCTGGAACCACCACCCTCTGATCCAGCGGGGGAACCATGTCGGGGGAGTCACAGAGCCTCCAGGTCCTGGTGGGTCCTTCTAGAACCTTCCCTGGCATATGCTCCTGTGCTGCTCCTGGGGagcctgtggggtgcaggtgcctgggtgtgtgtgtgagtgagtgtgtgagtgtggatgtgtgtgaatgtgtgagtgggtgtgcataggtgtgagtgtgtgtttgagTGTGAGTGCATATGTTTGAGTGTGAGATTGTGCATGAGTGCACAagtgtgtgtgtttcagtgtgAGATTGTGCatgagtatatgtgtgtgattgtgtgcaagtctgtgtgagtgtatgtaagtgtatgtgtgagtgtgtgaatgtgaggtgagtgggtgtgagtgtgcatgagtgtgagtgtgtgagtgtgagattGTGCACgagtgtatgtgtgtaagtgtgtgtctatgtgtgtgagtgtgattagtatatgtgtgagtgtgttaaTGTGAGTgtggtgtgagtgtgagtgtgagtgagagTGGTATGAGCGAGCGGGTTGTGaaggtgtgtgggtgtgagtgtgagagtgtgtgtgagtgtgtatgagttGGATCTTGGGTGGAATTTGGTATTTTGGGAGTGACCTGGCTTTGTTGTAAGGGAATCAACATGGATTGTACATGACCACACCACATATTACCTGCACATACGTGTCAGCCCGCTGGAGACAATGACAAAAAGGCCACGGGATATGACAGGATCATTCTGTTGCGGGCTGTTtgtgtggcaccgtgggttaggCCACCAGCTGTGCAGCCGCCTCCCCTGTCAGGGACAcccctggagtcccagctgctcctcttccaaccccaCTCCCTGCTATGCGTTAGTGCAAGCAGAGACAACGGCTCGAAACCcggctcctgccgcccatgtggaaaTCCTCAGTagcccctgggctcctggctgtgacctggcccagctccagtgttgTGGCCATGCAGGCAGTGAGTCACCAGATACAAGACTTCTCATTCTGTCttaccctctttgtctctctaccatTCCGttgcaaaaaagaaattttaaaaaacttaggcAGAATGGAGTGAGAACATACGTTTATTTTGAAAACCTAAGTTTATTTAGGAGCATGTGGGGAAGATTCCACGTGTACTTTGTCACTGTCCATGTTGCCCATGAGGTGTGTGACCCGCACATAGCAGGTGGCCGGCGGCAGGGTTCTCCATGTAAGATCTGGAAACACAGAcagacatgcacatgcacacgtgACCAGACGCCCAGGCTGCCTCCTTCTGTGCTGGTGTCTCCTCGTCTCGGTGCTGGGTTCTCTCCTGATGCCCTTGTCCCTGCCAGTGGCTCTCTCCTAACTGTctgcccctccccaacccctgcacctgcacctgcacctgcacctgaaCCTGTGCCATGTGACACAGCACTGCGCTTCCTCTGGTGCTGCTGTCCATCTGCCTtcctccagggcccagggctctgtctcagctctgcctcctgacgctttctctttgtgtctctgcacACTGTCCCTTTGCTCTCTGTGTGCAATTATGATTCCCTTATATCAAATTTGGAGAGAGAGTGGCACTCATAGAGAGAGCTGtcgatgcagagagagagagagagagagagaacaccacATCGCTGGTTCACACTCCTCTGTcccctgtaacagctggggctggccccggGCTGTATGGATCACAGAGCTCAGAGAACTGAAGCAGGACTCCATGGCGACAGGAAGCCCagatctgagccatcactgttacctGCTGGGGTCTGAGGTAGCCGGAAGCTGCAGTCTggaggcgggtgtgtgtgtgtgtgtgtgtgtgtgtgtgtgtgtgtggatcccAGGCTTGCCCATGGGGGACACAGGTGCCTCCTTAGAGGCCCAGACCCCCTACAGAGCGCCTGCTCTGCTGTCTGTGTATCCCGGGGCTGATTTCATTCAATctgttgcctgtgtttctgggcaCCTCCTGTCTGGCCAGTGTTCTGGAAGGGCCTTGGTTCCTCTGTTCCTTTCATTTTGTTCCTGTTTAGACCTTCTGTGGGTCCTAGAAGAGGCCCTCTGAGCAGTGCTCAGCTCTGTCCTTGTCTTTTGAAGGAGCTGTCAGGAGAGGCAGGGCCGGGCCCGCTCCAGGCTCTCGGGTTGGCCAGGACGAGCTGGGCTGTGTGCAGATCCTCCCCGTCCTGGATTCAGCCAAGCCAGCGAGCGCCACTGCAGAGGCGCTCACAACTCCCACTCTGCTGTCCTAGCCTCTGCAACACCACGCCGGCTCCCGAGCGCTGTCCCCGCGGCTGGGTCCCGGATGCCCACGTGTGTGTCCAACCTCCCTCTGGGACTGCCCTGAAATGTTTCTGGAAGGAAGACATTGGGACAGGAAGCTTGAGCCCAAGCCGACAGTGCGGCTGTGAGTGTCgctctgccagccccagccagaaGGGGAGAAACCCAGCTGGAGATCAGATCTTCCTCCCTGCTCACCACCTGAGCTGGGACCTGGTGTGTCCCCACGCCAGACCTGAGCGACAGCACCAGCGTCTCTGGGTCGCACTCCTGCCCTGCTGGGACTGGAGCAGACTGCGTGCTCTGGGTTCTCAGTCTTGCAGCGGAGTCCGCACAGGAAACCCGGTGCTCCCGAGGGTCCCCACAGCTGAGCGCACAGCTGGGACTCGGGGATCCAGAGTTACATGCACAACTTCTTtataagaaatctctctctcactccctttctctttctctctgtcgtcACACTGTACATCCATCCTgggatccactggttcattaaaatattttctggaatgttccaatTCTATTCTCACTGTGGTATACAGCACATGTGTTAGACGGGACTCCAAGGCGACATCCATGGGAGAGAGCGGAGAGGCTGCACTTCATTAACATGAAGACTTCTGCTCTTGCATGAGAGCCTGTTGCTGATTTTAGGGACCAAGGAAGAAGGGAGGCAGCCAGTCAGAGCAGAAACAACTTGGATCGAAGTcaggacagagaggcagggcaagGGAGATTCTCGCTCAGCCGGTGAGCAGGGGTCTGAGAAGAGAGTCAGCCCCTGGCCAGGGCACTGCAGCCCACCGATGCTGCTTGTAGAGACAGGGTTTTGCGGGGCGGGGGGATGTGTGAGGCCCTCATCCACTGAGAGAGGACGGTTTGAAGAGGCAGAAGACCCCCTTGGTCAGAGTTTGCATCACCTGCTCTTCTCAGCAGGGAACGTCACAGGCCAAGCAGGCAGCTGAACGCCGTGGCCGCAGCACCTCAGCGTCACTCTGCCCCAGGTTCCGTGTGCCCTGTGTGAGGGTCACACTTGGGGCACATGGCCCCGAAGTCCTAAGAGGAAACCCTGTGAGAATGAGCAGTCAGGGCCCTGCCGGGGAGGACACCCTGATACCAGGAGGGCTCTCAGAGGCCGGGCACCCACTGAATCTCCCGGCAGAATTCCTGGACTGGAGTTTCTCCTTTAGGTTTCTGTACATGGATTCCATGTCTGCCAGGAGTCTGGGGGTTTCTGATGATTTCCCCTTGGGAGCAACATGGTATTGGGCGTCCACAAGGACTTGGCCCAATTTGTCTCAGGTTGTTACATGGGTTGACACGGAGCTGGGGCAGTTTGTCTATATTATGTGTCTCATGTTCACTGAGCCTTAGCTCCATTATatttaaattctctctctctctctctctctctctctctctctctctctctctgtgtgtctctctctctctctctttctctctcaaacacaagggcacacatacacacacgtggtAAGTGGTCTTAGTTGTGGAAAATCTTCCCCAGCTGTGgtcagggaggaggaggtggggccaaGGTGAGGTGCTGCCCACTTTGCATGGGCAATAGTGAAGTGGGGGGGAATCTAGGATACAAGGAAGCCCCAAGCCCTGGCAGTGCCAGATCACCCTGGACAATTTCTCCAATGATGTGAGAACTGGGGGTGAGGAGAACACGGTCACGCGCAGGCAAGCTCTCCAGCCTGGAGTCCCCACTCGGGTCACCCTGAGTCATCTCAAGTATAAGGCAGGACCGGGCATGCGCTAGTCAGGGATGGGATCTCCATTCCCCCTGGGTTGGGGGCGGTGAACTCTTGGGGAGGTTCCCAGGTGTCAGGGGCGTTCCTTCCTCCTGGGGCCCTCAGGCTTCAGGACCTGTGAGCCGAGCTGCCGCCTGGCCCTGGGTGCCAAAGCCTCCGGCAGCCCTGGCATCTGGCTGCACTGGCTGACCATTCTCTGCTGTGTGGGTCCCATGCTGCACACCCCAGGTCCCACGTTTGTCTCTGTCCTCGGGTGCGATCCCAGACGTCGGTTCCATCAGCACATTGCGCTCCTGAATTGCTCTCACGGGTTGTTGCCACTCTCCTGGTACTGAAGGGTTTCTATCAACGATTTCCTGGAATGCAATAttggggagagatggggagaggatgACATAGGGGCAGATAGAAgagggtgtcttttttttttttggcatgcagagttagacagtgagagagagagagacagagagaaaggtcttcctctttctccattggttcacccgccaagtggctgctatgacTGGCACGTTGTGGCCattgcactgcgctgatctgaagccaggagccagctgcttcctcctggtctcccacgtgggtgcagggcccaaggaccttggccatcctccactgccctcccgggtgacagcagagagctggactggaagaggagtaaccgggacagaatctggtgccccaaccgggactagaacctgcagtgGGGGCgccacagtcagaggattagcctagtgagccgtggtgccggccagaagAGGGTGCTTGTacctctgctgggtcactccatGCAGCTGCCAGGACTGAGTTGGAATTTGGTACCTGATCCCTAACCAGAGGCTCCCAGTGCCTAAGCAGAGCGCTGGACCACAAGGAGAGCCCCTAGGACCCGTGCTGACACCCAGTGTGGGAGCAGGAGTCCCCATCCGGGGCTTCTCCACGGCATCTCCTCTCTCGCTCAGACTGAAGGATGACTCCAATATCCTAGACTTTCTCACGTGACTTTTGCCCTGATTGTCTCTGTGTGGGGTCAGTGCAGTGACCTGGACGCTGGCCTGATGCTCCTGGTCTAGCAGCTGGATATGTGTGGTTGGATCCTGCAGGGAACCTGACACAGAGGAGTCTGGGGTTTCCTGATCCCCCATAAGGACAGGAGCACAACGCATGGGGGAGGACTCTGGGTCAGCATGAGGGTACACTGATCCCCGGGTGGAGGAGCAGATCCTGTGTCCCCCAACCAGGCAGCAAGAATGACACAGGTCATGGAAATCTGCTTTATTTATAATCACGAGAAAGCACgggcagagggaagagcagggGACACCACCTGTGTGGACACGGACTGTGTAACCATGGGACGGCCCCTCGTGTGCCCATGGCCACGGCCAGGCAGGATCACCCCACTGCGAGAATGGGGATGTCTGGCCCAGTGGAAGAGAAAGGCAAAGGGCTCTGTTCTGGAATGGACCagagagaattttctagaaagaagaggggcagagacacTAGTGCTGCAATGCACACCCTCGGAGACAGAACTGTGGGGACAGAGGCACAGGAAGTGGCTAAGAGACTGTGAGAGGGCAGAGGTGCCCTGTGATGGTGACAAGGGCGCTCGGGCACAGCTCggtggacagagaggaggagggaggggccctcGGCAGCCTCAGctccaagcagagagcaggacggacctgaggccagggcagggcaggctgcctGCCCCAGGTCTCTGCAGCCAggcgggggcccagggctgggggccacacATCGGGGTGGGGCTCAGTGCCTGTAGCTCTTCCTGCTGGAGGTGGTGCTGCTGTACTTGATGGAGGCACCGCTGCCCCCGGCGGAGCCCAGGCCGCCCCCGAGGCCGAGGCCGATGCCGCTGCCAGCACTGAAGCCGCCTCCGAGCCCGTGGCCACTGCTGTAGGAGTAGCTGCTGCCGCCGCCCACACCTGCGCCGCTGCCACTGGCGCCGTAGCCGCTGGACACGGTGGACTGCACCACGGCTGCAGggtgcacacaagcacacagcaTGAGCTGGTGAGCACctgcgcccagccccagcccagtcccaggagcgccagggcagggaggaagggagcaagCACTTACAGATGTTGACTTGTCCAACGCCTTCGCCACTCAGCCTAGGAGAGAGGACGGGGGAGGTGAGACCTAGGAGCCCCACTGAAGACAAGGGCAGGCCAGCGGCCCTCCCGTGGTCCCAGAGAGACGCAGCTGGGCCCCcactgggagccctgggctggctcAGACCAGGTGCCTTTGCAcccaggtgcagagggaggggcgggCTCACCTGCACTCCTCGCCCTCCAGCAGCTTCCTGTAGGTGGCGATCTCGACGTCCAGCGCCAGCTTCACATTCATGAGCTCCTGGTACTCCCTGAGCAGCCGCGCCATGTCCTGCTTGGCCTTCTGCAGGGCAtcctccagcccctccagctTGGCCCGCGCGTCCTTGAGGGCCAGCTCCCCGCGCTGCTCGGCGTCGGCGATGGCCGCCTGCAGGGAGGCGCACTGGGGCGGGGGAGAGCAGGCAGAGGCTCTGAGCATCTCCATCTCCCAGATCGCATTTATCTGCCATTCCCTGGTGGAATTGGCACTGTTCCCACAACGTGGGTTTCTTGCCCTAGGCTGGGTCCACCCCTGCTCAGCCCCTTAGAGTAGGGAATTCCCAGCATCTTGCCCGATGCGAGCCTAGGGTGCAGCAGGGACACCAGAGCGAGTTGGCCCCACCCCCGCGCACCTGCTTCTTGACGTGGTCGATCTCAGACCTCAGCCTCTGGATCATGCGGTTGATCTCCGCGATCTCCTGCTTGGTGTTGCGCAGGTCGTCCCCGTGTCTGCCGGCCGTGACCTGCAGCTCCTCGTACTgcgggggggagggcgggggagacAACATCGGTGAGCCGCACCGGTAGGGTTTTGAGAGCaaatgagaggtagagacagatccaGAACTGAGGACGGAGAGACACCAtcccctgcctcagccccagatGTCTGCCAACAGCAGGGCTGGACACAACCAGGTCCAGGAACTCATCcccatctcccaggtgcagcaggaAGCACTCATGGGCCAAGAGCTGCGCCCTGACTGCACCTGAGCAGGATCTGAACTCAGAGGCCAGAGCagggttcccatgtgggatgcaggcgtcctaacTGCTAGACCACTGGCTGGCCCATGTGGGTTTCTCCATGGAAACCATGTATCAGGCTTGTAACAACGTTACCATAATGACCCGGCAGGGGGCACTGGCTCATATGACAGCCCATCTTCTACAGGAGGGGACCCCAGTTATCTGCAGCCTCTGGGGTTCAGGGAGGGCCCCGGGAATCCCGCAGTggctgccccgccctgcccaccTTGGTCTGGTACCAGGCCTCCGCCTCGGCGCGGCTCCTCTGGGCGATGTCCTCGTACTGTGCCTTCACCTCGGCGATGATGCTGTCCAGGTCCAGGTGCCGGTTGTTGTCCATGGACAGCACCACGGACGTGTCGGAGACGTGGGTCTGCATCTGGGACAGCTCCTGTGGGGAGAGCTCCGTGACCCCTGTgccctgggggtctctgagggccTGACCCCGGCATGAGCCCCCGCGCAGACTCTGAGTGGGGCAGATACACGGGGGGTGGAGCCACTGACCGCGTCATAGAAGGCTCTCAGGAAGTTGATCTCGTCGGTGAGACCGTCCACCttagcctggagctccaccttgTTCATGTAGGCGGCGTCCACGTCCTGGGGAAAGGGGCCACGGGCTGAGGTCAgcagagcgccccctgctgggtcCCCACTGCTGGGTCCCAGGTCTgccccagggtgggcagggacTCAGAGACAAGCCCTGCCCTCAGCCAGACACCTGCTGCTGACATCATAGGCTCACCTTCTTCAGAGTCACAAACTCATTCTCGGCCGCCGTGCGCTTGTTGATTTCATCTTCATATCTGCTCGGAGAAgacaggacagggctggggcggggggcagcaggCGGCAGAGGCCCGGCCAGGCCCCCAGAGTTTGCACGAACAGAAATAGACCAGGCTGAGCTCATGGCACTGAGAGCCTGACAGGCAGCCTAGGGTGCCCCTCACTGTCCCGTGCTCAAGCCCTCTCGCGTGGTGCTTCTGTGCCATCAGAGGTCCTCGGACACTgtcaggttcatgtcccagccctCGGATGCTGCAGCTCAGGAATGGGGCCCTGGTCTGGACGCAGTCACCCTGGCCAGGACCTTGGCCCGGCAGCCCCTGAGCCGCTCTCCCACGTCACTCACTTCTTCTTGTAGTCCTCCACCAGGTCCTGCATGCCTCGCAGCTCCGAGTCCAGGCGGCCCCGCTCCCCGAGGATGCTGTCCAGCTGCCTCCGGAGGTTGCTGATGTACTGCTCGAACAGCGGCTCCAGGCTCTGCCTCGCGGGCCGGGTGCCCTGCTCCTGCAGCAGCGTCCACTTGGTGTCCAGGACCTTGTTCTGCTGCTCCAGGAAGCGCACCTGCGGGGAGCCGAGTTGGAAGGTGGAGAAACTTGGCTTTGCTGTGACTTCCCtgcctcccatctgctgcttccccctaAACCTTTCCTGGGGGCTCTGCTTGGCCCTGtgtctggtgggggtggggagacccagagggaagcccccagcctcccactcTCAGGGCACAGCCAGCACCGGGAATGGCTGGCTGGAGTGGGGGGAGCTGCAAAAACCCAAGCACTGCTGCTGCCTGGAACCtgtggccttcctgggccatCAGCCCCGTTATGTGAGCACAGAGTTCATGTCTGTCCTGCAGTAGCCGAGGAGCCCCAGGGCAAGCAATGATATCCTGTCAGGAAAGCCCCTTCCCACCCAGGATGCGGGAACGAGCAGAAACCCGCACCTGCCATCAATGAAGTGATTTGCGCAGAGCTGAAACCAAACTTCCCTCCCGCTGCTGAGTCCTGCATTTGCCGAAGGTCCCGGCTCACCTTGTCGATGAAGGAGGCGAACTTGTTGTTGAGGGTCTTGATCTGCTCGCGCTCCTCCGTCCTCACCCGCTGGATGGTGGGGTCGATTTGCAGGTTGAGGGGCGTCAGGAGGCTCTGGTTGACTGTGACCTCTTGGATGCCTCCAGGGGGGCACACGGGGAAGCCGGCGCCCCCGTAGCCACCGCCAAAACCAGCTCCACCGCCGAGCCCCAAGCCGCCCCCCATGCCAGCGCCGAAACCAAATCCGCTGCCGGCTCCACCTCCGAAGCCATAGCCACCTCCAAATCTGCTGGTGTAGCCGCCTCCGACGCCACAGCTGCCACCCACCACGGAGATCCTCCTGGAGCCCCCCACGCCATAGAGGCTGCGGCTTCCAAAGCCAGTGCCTGCACAGACTCCCCCGAGCCCTGCACCGCCCCTGGAGCGGGTCACGGAGACAGAGCTGAAGCCAGAGTGGCTGCCCCTGGGGAATCTGGCGGAGCTGGTGCTGAAGCCGCGGCGGCTGACGCTGGTCTGGGTCCTCACGGTGGACTTGCTGGCCATGGCTGCAGGAGGGAGAAGGCTGAGCGGGCGGGAGTgcgggagctggggctgcagagCAGGTGTGTGAGCTGGGCTCCGGGCTGCACTTTATATAGGCTGAGaatgggctgggccagtcctggaagtggagctggcaggGCGGGGAGGGCTGGCCCTCCCCATCCTGAGATCACCTGGCTTAGCAGAGAAGTTTCGAAACAGCCAGTCTGCGATTTTGCTTCCTGAGTCGGGCAAAATTCCTCTGCCTCCAGCTTGGGCTGGACTTCAGCACAAGCAGAATAGCTGGAATCAGAGACGCCTGGAGCGGGGCACAGCCCAGCGAGGTTGTTCATGGGTTGCTGGCTGTGTCTCTCAAGTCCCCACCTGTCCCGTCCATGGTGGACATCACAGGCTCCTTATTTTAGGCATCATGCCCTGTTCAGAATGATGGCCCCTTTCCTTGCCAGGCCTTCCAGGTGTAATGGGACTGCCCCTCCTCTGTGTAATCCCACAGAGCTAGCACAGACAGAGACCAGCAGGTTAGGATTCTGAGGACGGATCCCTGCCTGCAACACAGCCTGGAGCTGGCCTCCGGTCTTTGTCCCTTTCTGCCTCGTGTGTCCAGTTCTCAGCCATGGAGTTTCTCTAAGGTGCTCCTGTGTCCCTCGTGTCCCTGTGAGTGACAGTTCCAACGTGAGGCTGAGTGAAGTTCTCCTGTGGCTAAAACAGTCGGGACAGGCATGGAGCAGGGTGCCCGTGGAGAATCTGAGTGCTGGTCTCTGACCCATGTGTGCAAGTCAGACACAGCATGGCTAAGACCAGAATGCTCGTGACGCTCGCCTCCCACCACTGCATCGTCACCCAGTTGGCACGCGTGTCCCTCCACCCAGTCAACCATTGCCGTCCATAGTTATGACCAGACATGGCCAGCGTACTGAGCCCATGCACTCACTGCTATCTGTTGTGGTTTCCCCACTTGCTGTCTAGGAAGGTTGCACACAGCGAGTAGAGGCTGGGGGGCGAGGATTCCAGGGGGTTATCTGTGCAGGAGCCCGTGCAAGGCTGTGTGCAAATCCACGACATTTCTGTAAACACAGGAGCTGTGCAGCCCTCGGGCCTCCTGGAACCACCACCCTCTGATCCAGCGGGGGAACCATGTCGGGGGAGTCACAGAGCCTCCAGGTCCTGGTGGGTCCTTCTAGAACCTTCCCTGGCATATGCTCCTGTGCTGCTCCTGGGGagcctgtggggtgcaggtgcctgggtgtgtgtgtgagtgagtgtgtgagtgtggatgtgtgtgaatgtgtgagtgggtgtgcataggtgtgagtgtatgtgtgagtgtgtgtttgagTGTGAGTGTATATGTTTGAGTGTGAGATCGTGCATGAGTGCACAagtgtgtgtgtttcagtgtgAGATTGTgcgtgagtgtatgtgtgtgattgtgtgcaagtctgtgtgagtgtgtgtaggtgtatgtgtgagtatgtgaatGTGAGGTGAgtgggtgtgagtgtgcatgagtgtgagtgtgtgagtctgAGATTGtgcatgagtgtatgtgtgtgagtatgtgagtatgtgtgtcagtctgtgtgtgtgtaagtatatgtgtgagtgtgtaaatgtgagtgtggtgtgtgagAGTGGTGTGAGTGAGCGGGTTGTGaaggtgtgtgggtgtgagtgtgagagtgtgtgtgagtgtgtatgagttGGATCTTGGGTGGAATTTGGTATTTTGGGAGTGACCTGGCTTTGTTGTAAGGGAATCAAGCACAGGTGGATTGTACAtgaccacacctgtgtgcagGTACATATTACCTGCACATACGTGTCAGTCCGCTGGAGACAATGACAAAAAGACCACGGGATATCACAGGATCATTCTGTTGCGGGCTGTTTGTTTGGCACCGTGGGTTAGGCCACCAGCTGTGCAGCCGCCTCCCCTGTCAGGGACACcctcagagtcccagctgctcctcttccaaccccaCTCCCTGCTATGCGTTAGTGCAAGCAGAGACAATGGCTCGAAACCcggctcctgccgcccatgtggaaaTCCTCAGTagcccctgggctcctggctgtgacctggcccagctccagtgttgCGGCCATACAGGCAGTGAGTCACCAGATACAAGACTTCTCATTCTGTCttaccctctttgtctctctaccatTCCGTtgcaaaaaagaaatcttaaaaaacttaGGCAGAATGGAGTGAGAACATACGTTTATTTTGAAAACCTAAGTTTATTTAGGAGCATGTGGGGAAGATTCCACGTGTACTTTGTCACTGTCCATGTTGTCCATGAGGTGTGTGACCCGCACATAGCAGGTGGCCGGCGGCAGGGTTCTCCATGTAAGATC
The window above is part of the Oryctolagus cuniculus chromosome 11, mOryCun1.1, whole genome shotgun sequence genome. Proteins encoded here:
- the LOC138843071 gene encoding keratin, type II cytoskeletal 6A-like, which produces MASKSTVRTQTSVSRRGFSTSSARFPRGSHSGFSSVSVTRSRGGAGLGGVCAGTGFGSRSLYGVGGSRRISVVGGSCGVGGGYTSRFGGGYGFGGGAGSGFGFGAGMGGGLGLGGGAGFGGGYGGAGFPVCPPGGIQEVTVNQSLLTPLNLQIDPTIQRVRTEEREQIKTLNNKFASFIDKVRFLEQQNKVLDTKWTLLQEQGTRPARQSLEPLFEQYISNLRRQLDSILGERGRLDSELRGMQDLVEDYKKKYEDEINKRTAAENEFVTLKKDVDAAYMNKVELQAKVDGLTDEINFLRAFYDAELSQMQTHVSDTSVVLSMDNNRHLDLDSIIAEVKAQYEDIAQRSRAEAEAWYQTKYEELQVTAGRHGDDLRNTKQEIAEINRMIQRLRSEIDHVKKQCASLQAAIADAEQRGELALKDARAKLEGLEDALQKAKQDMARLLREYQELMNVKLALDVEIATYRKLLEGEECRLSGEGVGQVNISVVQSTVSSGYGASGSGAGVGGGSSYSYSSGHGLGGGFSAGSGIGLGLGGGLGSAGGSGASIKYSSTTSSRKSYRH